One segment of Clostridium botulinum DNA contains the following:
- a CDS encoding S8 family serine peptidase codes for MFAFSYKNKLDPNLKHYMSNNCYKNYRVLIKYKNFQSSIEKKVASYKGKLHHIIKCANLISATLTSKGIERIVEYPEIEKIYLDEYLFLCGMSVATANKVHFSEKYKLSGAGVGIGVIDSGVFPHPDLTSPSNKISLFVDLINDFNYPYDDNGHGTSTSGILCSSGLASNNMYKGIAHKSKLFCYKAFDKLGKGFASDILYSIESLVEISKENNIKVLCLPFELLSHNTFIISCFDLAFKYAVSNNVIPIVPSGSTLNDSSAIMGISTCDNCITVAGLNSTTSIIKPYTFSSSGPFGKSEKPNLSASCVNIVSLNSDTNYLSEKNGLKIYPKKLEAPYKTFTGTSLAVSYVSGLCALLFENNPEITFYDLTSLLKVACDPIEDVSKNICGDGVINIDRLMP; via the coding sequence ATGTTTGCATTTTCATATAAAAATAAGTTAGATCCTAATTTAAAGCACTATATGTCTAATAATTGTTATAAAAATTATCGAGTGCTGATAAAATATAAAAATTTTCAATCTTCTATAGAAAAAAAAGTTGCATCCTATAAAGGCAAATTACATCATATTATAAAATGTGCTAATTTAATAAGTGCTACTTTAACTTCTAAAGGGATTGAAAGAATTGTTGAATATCCAGAAATAGAAAAGATTTATTTAGACGAATATTTATTTCTTTGTGGTATGAGTGTTGCTACAGCTAATAAAGTACACTTTTCAGAAAAATATAAATTATCAGGAGCTGGTGTAGGAATTGGGGTTATAGATAGTGGCGTATTTCCTCATCCTGATTTAACATCACCCAGCAATAAAATATCTTTATTTGTTGATTTAATTAATGATTTTAATTATCCATATGATGATAATGGTCATGGCACATCAACTAGTGGTATTTTATGTAGTAGTGGACTTGCCTCAAATAACATGTACAAAGGAATAGCACATAAAAGTAAATTATTTTGTTATAAAGCTTTTGATAAACTAGGAAAAGGTTTTGCTTCTGACATATTATATTCAATAGAATCTTTAGTCGAAATTTCTAAAGAGAATAACATAAAAGTATTATGTCTACCATTTGAATTATTAAGTCATAATACATTTATCATATCTTGTTTTGATTTAGCATTTAAATATGCAGTATCAAATAATGTTATTCCTATAGTACCTAGCGGAAGTACTTTAAATGACTCCTCTGCCATTATGGGAATATCTACATGTGATAATTGTATTACAGTTGCAGGCTTGAATAGCACCACTTCAATAATAAAGCCATATACCTTTTCTTCATCAGGTCCATTTGGAAAATCTGAAAAGCCCAATTTATCTGCTTCTTGTGTAAATATAGTTTCATTGAATAGTGATACTAATTACTTAAGTGAAAAAAATGGCTTAAAGATTTACCCTAAAAAGCTTGAAGCACCATATAAAACTTTTACTGGAACATCACTTGCCGTATCATATGTTAGTGGATTATGTGCTTTACTATTTGAAAATAATCCTGAAATAACTTTTTATGATTTAACTTCACTATTAAAAGTTGCATGTGATCCTATTGAGGATGTATCTAAAAATATTTGTGGTGATGGCGTTATAAATATTGATAGATTAATGCCCTAA
- a CDS encoding peptidoglycan DD-metalloendopeptidase family protein, with protein sequence MNTRKMKVIKFIICLTIMFNSIILIANANSSKGFEAYVDGRLVGYIYDKKEFKQIYSEVNEELNKRLGTDIVQDKKVRFKANKENIEKSSEENIKNNIKKTINDEVDAKLININNKDYGIVFNENETSEVFKDYIMKNLNKFNISLDSVLDTEINANVKYSDIKVPISNVNDIEQIVNNMINDENIKVNVKIKEEKEVTVAPKTQIKRDDSMYIGESNIKEGESGSKRVTAEVTYCNGEKLNENIISENVTKEAKDKIEYRGSKTPIGAKVTFLQYPTRGRYITSKFGPRWGKTHNGIDIAGNTGDPVTAAFDGVIEDAGVVSGYGNMIKIKHEDGLETLYGHLSSINVKKGQEIKKGDVIGAVGSTGRSTGPHLHFELRSKGTPINPETYIKN encoded by the coding sequence AAAATGAAAGTTATTAAATTTATAATCTGTCTTACAATTATGTTTAATTCAATAATATTAATAGCAAATGCAAATTCTAGCAAAGGATTTGAAGCATATGTTGATGGGAGATTGGTAGGTTATATTTATGACAAAAAGGAATTTAAGCAAATTTATAGTGAGGTTAATGAGGAATTAAATAAAAGACTAGGTACTGATATAGTACAAGATAAGAAAGTAAGATTTAAAGCTAATAAAGAAAATATAGAAAAATCTAGTGAAGAAAATATTAAAAATAATATAAAGAAAACTATTAACGATGAAGTTGATGCAAAGTTAATAAATATAAATAATAAAGATTATGGAATAGTATTTAATGAAAATGAAACCAGTGAGGTTTTTAAAGATTATATAATGAAAAATTTAAATAAGTTTAATATAAGCTTAGATTCCGTACTTGATACTGAGATTAATGCCAATGTAAAATACTCAGATATTAAAGTTCCAATTTCAAATGTAAATGATATTGAACAAATAGTTAATAATATGATTAATGATGAGAATATAAAAGTGAATGTTAAAATTAAAGAAGAAAAAGAAGTAACTGTAGCACCTAAAACACAGATAAAAAGAGATGATTCTATGTATATAGGAGAAAGCAATATTAAAGAAGGCGAATCTGGTAGCAAAAGAGTTACAGCTGAAGTTACTTATTGCAACGGAGAAAAACTAAATGAGAATATAATTTCAGAAAATGTAACAAAAGAAGCTAAAGATAAAATTGAATATAGGGGTAGCAAAACCCCAATTGGAGCTAAAGTAACATTTTTACAATATCCAACTAGAGGTAGATACATTACATCTAAATTTGGTCCACGATGGGGAAAGACTCATAATGGAATAGATATAGCAGGAAATACAGGGGACCCTGTTACAGCAGCTTTTGATGGGGTTATTGAAGATGCTGGAGTTGTAAGTGGATATGGTAATATGATTAAAATAAAACATGAAGATGGGTTAGAAACACTTTATGGTCATTTAAGTTCGATTAATGTGAAGAAAGGGCAAGAAATAAAAAAAGGAGATGTTATTGGAGCAGTTGGTAGTACAGGAAGAAGTACAGGACCTCACTTACACTTTGAATTAAGATCAAAGGGTACTCCAATAAATCCAGAGACATATATTAAAAATTAA